In Mobula hypostoma chromosome 10, sMobHyp1.1, whole genome shotgun sequence, a single genomic region encodes these proteins:
- the LOC134352816 gene encoding zinc finger protein 850-like, protein MNGQQIPAGERQSTCSHCGKAFNNSFSLQEHLRVHIGEKPFSCSDYGKGLTQSSRLLAHQQVHNGERPFTCSKCGKGFTRSFRFLAHQRIHTGERPFTCSECGKGFTMSSILASHQRIHTGDRPFTCSQCGLKFTRSSSLLTHQRIHTGEKPFNCSECGKGFTRSYELLRHQRIHTREWPFTCSECGKGLTRLSELLTHQRIHTGERPFICSECGKGFARSSVLLLHQRIHTGERPFTCSECGKGFARSYVLLMHQRIHTGERPFICSECGKGFTRSSDLLLHQQIHTGERPFTCSVCGKGFTRSSLLLRHQRIHTGERPFTCPECGKNFARSAWLLAHQQVHNGERPFTCSECGKGFTRSYVLLRHQRIHTREWPFTCSECGKGFTMSSSLVSHQRVHTGDRPFSCSQCGLEFTRSSSLLMHQRIHTGERPFTCSKCGKGLTRLSELLTHQRIHTGERPFICSECGKGFARSSVLLLHQRIHTGERPFTCSECGKGFARSSVLLTHQRIHTGEKPFTCSKCGKVFTRSYELLRHQRIHTRERPFTCSECGKGFTRSSLLLRHQQIHTGERPFICSKCGKGFARSSVLLMHQRIHTGERPFICSECGKGFARSSVLLMHQRIHTGERPFICSECGKGFPRSFDLLLHQQIHTGERPFTCSVCGKGFTRSSLLLRHQRIHTGERPFTCPECGKKFSQSSHLCRHRQTHTKGKA, encoded by the exons ATGAACGGCCAGCAAATACCTGCTGGGGAGAGGCAGTCCACCTGCTCTCACTGCGGGAAGGCTTTCAATAATTCCTTCAGCCTGCAGGAGCACCTGCGAGTGCACATCGGGGAGAAGCCCTTCTCTTGCTCTGATTACGGGAAAGGGTTAACTCAGTCATCCAGGCTTCTGGCACACCAACAAGTTCATaatggagagaggccattcacctgttccaaGTGTGGGAAGGGGTTTACTCGGTCATTCAGGTTTCTAGCTCACcaacgaattcacactggggagaggccattcacctgttctgagtgtgggaaaggattcactatGTCGTCTATCCTTGCTAGTCACcaacgaattcacactggggacaggccattcacctgctcccaaTGTGGGTTGAAGTTTACTCGGTCGTCTAGCCTTTTGAcgcatcagcgaattcacaccggggagaagcccTTCAACTGCTCCGAGTGCGGGAAGGGGTTCACTCGGTCTTATGAGCTTCTGAGGCACCAACGAATTCACACcagggagtggccattcacctgctcagagtgtgggaaAGGGTTGACTCGGTTGTCCGAGCTTCTGACACACcaacgaattcacactggggagaggccgttcatctgctccGAGTGTGGGAAAGGGTTCGCAAGGTCATCTGTCCTGCTGCTGCATCAACGGATTCACACCGGGgaaaggccgttcacctgctccgaatGTGGAAAAGGGTTTGCAAGATCATATGTCCTGTTGAtgcatcagcgaattcacaccggggagagaccattcatctgctctgaatgtgggaaaggattcactcggtcatctgaccttCTGCTTCATCAacaaattcacactggggagaggccgttcacctgctccgtaTGCGGGAAGGGATTTACTCGGTCGTCTCTCCTACTGAGACACCAACgaattcacactggagagagaccGTTCACTTGCCCTGAATGTGGAAAGAACTTTGCACGGTC AGCATG GCTTCTGGCACACCAACAAGTTCATaatggggagaggccgttcacctgttccGAGTGCGGGAAGGGGTTCACTCGGTCGTATGTGCTTCTGAGACACCAACGAATTCACACcagggagtggccattcacctgctcagagtgtgggaaaggattcactatGTCATCTAGCCTTGTGAGTcaccaacgagttcacactggggacagACCATTCAGCTGCTCCCAATGTGGGTTGGAGTTTACTCGGTCGTCTAGCCTTCTGATGCATCAGCGAATTCATACCGGGGAGAGGCCCTTCACCTGCTCCAAGTGCGGGAAAGGGTTGACTCGGTTGTCCGAGCTTCTGACGCACcaacgaattcacactggggagaggccgttcatctgctctgaatgtgggaaagggTTTGCAAGGTCATCTGTCCTTCTGCTTCATCAAcgaattcacaccggggagaggccgttcacctgctctgaatgtgggaaagggTTTGCAAGGTCATCTGTCCTTCTGAcgcatcagcgaattcacaccggggagaagcctTTCACTTGCTCCAAGTGTGGGAAGGTGTTCACTCGATCGTACGAGCTTCTGAGGCACCAACGAATTCACAccagagagaggccattcacctgctcagagtgCGGAAAAGGGTTCACTCGGTCATCTCTCCTACTAAGGCACCAacaaattcacactggggagaggccgttcatctgctccAAGTGCGGGAAGGGATTTGCAAGGTCATCTGTCCTTCTGATGCATCAACGAATTCATACCGGGGAGAGACCGTtcatctgctctgaatgtgggaaaggattcgcGAGGTCATCTGTACTTCTGATGCATcaacgaattcacactggggaaagACCGTTCATCTGCTCcgagtgtgggaaaggattccCTCGGTCATTTGACCTTCTGCTTCATCAACaaattcacaccggggagaggccgttcacctgctccgtatgtgggaagggatttactcggTCATCTCTCCTACTAAGGCACCAACgaattcacactggagagagaccgttcacctgcccTGAATGTGGGAAGAAGTTCTCTCAGTCGTCTCACCTCTGCAGACATCGCCAAACGCATACTAAAGGGAAAGCTTAA